One Salinimonas marina DNA segment encodes these proteins:
- a CDS encoding GntR family transcriptional regulator: MPLPVEVAITSAEKTFFQLRKDIVEGVIPAGAKLSETELASRYTVSRAVIREAISRLMNCHLVERKANVGAKVVTLSAAGLKELYQVRESLEGMAARLAARHMSEQEILALQQLLDEHSAQVKEDQSYYQEAGDVDFHYRIVQGSNNSHLINVLIDGLYHLVRMYRVQLGMAGPRVTTAFVEHKNIALAIANRDEELAEMLMRRHILYSQHNIENKLKV, encoded by the coding sequence ATGCCGTTACCCGTAGAAGTCGCGATAACCAGCGCTGAAAAAACCTTTTTTCAGCTGCGCAAGGATATCGTTGAGGGCGTGATCCCGGCCGGTGCCAAGCTCAGCGAAACTGAACTGGCGAGTCGTTATACCGTAAGTCGCGCGGTGATTCGTGAGGCCATTAGTCGTTTAATGAACTGTCACCTGGTGGAGCGCAAAGCCAATGTGGGCGCCAAGGTGGTAACCCTTTCTGCCGCAGGTCTAAAAGAGCTGTATCAGGTCAGGGAGTCTCTGGAAGGTATGGCAGCACGCCTGGCGGCCCGGCATATGAGCGAGCAGGAGATCCTGGCGTTGCAGCAACTGCTTGACGAACACAGCGCTCAGGTAAAAGAAGATCAATCGTATTATCAGGAAGCCGGTGATGTCGACTTTCATTATCGTATCGTGCAGGGCAGTAACAACAGCCATTTGATCAATGTACTCATTGATGGTCTGTATCATCTGGTACGTATGTACCGGGTCCAGCTGGGCATGGCCGGCCCGCGGGTAACCACCGCCTTTGTTGAGCACAAGAATATCGCACTGGCCATCGCTAATCGCGACGAAGAGCTGGCAGAAATGCTGATGCGCCGCCATATCCTGTATTCCCAACACAATATTGAAAACAAGCTGAAAGTCTGA
- a CDS encoding penicillin-binding protein activator, whose protein sequence is MGSDKLGVKRVILVKKGSGVHQASYYYLIVKCVLLGGVLSLAACSSGPSAPRPAPVSQPETVGTETPVTMSPQALIAKARQVWEQQSDKDARDTLLLDAATAYLQQQQPRQARQLLLTLKNSRLGREQQVRANTLIAQSYMNSAQAEAGPLIDLLLPLDNEAGLKARQLRILTTLYERQNDYLAAANSLLQYMQPNAHTVAQIWRWVNKAEPDRSATTEYPDLQPYIALRNLVVQHGLNTNELSTHLQQFRQVYRGQPVVTYMPEAITQAASLSIDELDTAAVLLPLSGRFAATGALIKQGILAGYYQQLNRDSQRHAGQLRFIDTNNKSAEQIISEVGSTRWVIGPLLKDTIEAVAPRFSSDTRLLALNRIALPAHRALPESALALIPDNLQVNQLLPDRAAFFALAPEDEAYQLAEQIFSQGHRAPIIVAADGGIYQRLLDAFSMRWQQLSKNADLARERELDIVRYTDSKSLKEGISASLGVAQSKNRIDQIRYMVNEKLYNVTRNRRDIDAIVVFASAEQTELLNPMIEASLSPFDGKTVPVYATSRSMEYDSSKNQWRDLQNVRFIDMPWLMPDSQWQSLKQETAALWPRRSTAQARFFAFGVDAYQLLPFVETLSLLPQINYSGLTGTLSGSHTGELQRLLPQAIIDNGRIKPLSEAR, encoded by the coding sequence GTGGGTTCAGATAAACTTGGCGTCAAACGGGTTATTCTGGTCAAAAAAGGATCTGGCGTGCATCAGGCAAGCTATTATTATCTGATTGTAAAATGTGTTTTATTGGGCGGGGTACTAAGCCTGGCCGCCTGTAGCAGCGGCCCTTCAGCGCCCCGGCCTGCGCCTGTGAGTCAGCCTGAAACGGTGGGTACCGAAACGCCCGTCACCATGTCGCCACAGGCGCTTATCGCCAAGGCTCGCCAGGTGTGGGAACAGCAAAGTGACAAAGATGCTCGCGACACCCTATTGCTTGATGCAGCGACCGCGTACCTGCAACAACAGCAACCACGTCAGGCCCGGCAACTGTTACTGACGCTGAAAAACAGTCGCCTGGGACGTGAACAGCAGGTACGGGCCAACACATTGATTGCCCAAAGTTATATGAATTCTGCCCAGGCCGAAGCCGGGCCCCTGATTGATTTGCTGTTACCGTTAGATAATGAAGCGGGTCTCAAGGCTCGTCAGCTGCGTATCTTAACCACATTGTACGAGCGTCAGAACGATTACCTGGCTGCCGCCAATTCACTGTTGCAGTATATGCAACCCAATGCTCATACCGTGGCCCAGATTTGGCGCTGGGTCAACAAAGCCGAGCCTGACCGTTCTGCCACTACCGAGTATCCGGATTTGCAGCCTTATATTGCCCTGCGCAACCTCGTGGTACAGCACGGCCTTAATACCAATGAGCTTTCGACACATCTACAACAGTTCAGGCAGGTCTACCGCGGGCAACCTGTGGTTACCTATATGCCTGAGGCCATTACCCAGGCTGCCAGTCTGTCGATAGATGAGCTGGACACGGCTGCTGTGCTGCTGCCACTTAGTGGCCGGTTTGCCGCCACCGGGGCGCTTATTAAACAGGGCATTCTGGCAGGGTATTATCAACAGCTGAATAGGGACTCTCAACGCCATGCCGGTCAGCTTCGATTTATTGATACCAACAACAAGAGCGCGGAACAGATTATCAGCGAAGTGGGCTCAACCCGCTGGGTAATCGGCCCGCTACTAAAAGATACCATTGAAGCGGTAGCGCCCCGCTTCAGTTCCGATACCCGACTGCTGGCATTAAACCGGATTGCGTTGCCGGCTCACCGGGCCTTACCCGAGAGCGCGTTAGCGCTTATCCCCGACAATCTCCAGGTCAATCAATTGTTGCCTGACCGCGCAGCATTTTTTGCTTTAGCCCCAGAAGATGAAGCCTATCAGCTGGCTGAACAAATTTTTTCCCAGGGTCACCGGGCGCCCATTATCGTGGCGGCTGACGGCGGCATTTACCAGCGTTTGCTGGATGCCTTTTCGATGCGCTGGCAACAGCTTAGCAAAAATGCTGACCTGGCCCGTGAGCGTGAACTGGACATTGTTCGTTACACCGACAGTAAATCGCTTAAAGAAGGTATTTCCGCGTCCCTGGGCGTGGCACAAAGCAAAAACCGAATAGACCAGATTCGGTATATGGTGAATGAAAAGCTCTACAATGTTACCCGCAACCGGCGCGACATTGATGCGATTGTGGTATTCGCCTCAGCGGAACAAACCGAATTGCTCAACCCTATGATAGAAGCGAGCCTGAGCCCATTTGATGGCAAGACAGTCCCCGTCTATGCCACATCCCGCTCAATGGAATATGACAGCAGTAAAAATCAGTGGCGCGATCTTCAAAATGTTCGTTTCATTGATATGCCCTGGCTCATGCCGGATTCCCAATGGCAATCGTTAAAGCAGGAAACCGCGGCGCTATGGCCCCGTCGAAGTACCGCACAGGCACGCTTTTTTGCGTTCGGGGTGGATGCGTACCAGCTGTTGCCGTTTGTCGAAACGCTGAGTCTGCTTCCCCAAATTAACTATTCTGGTCTTACCGGTACCTTATCGGGCAGTCATACCGGGGAGTTGCAACGCCTGCTGCCCCAGGCGATTATCGACAATGGCCGTATTAAACCTTTAAGTGAGGCCCGGTAG
- the rsmI gene encoding 16S rRNA (cytidine(1402)-2'-O)-methyltransferase: MSDDATLYIVPTPIGNLDDITARALQTLESVDWIAAEDTRHTQRLLQHFGIKTRTMSLHEHNEDKRATMLVHRLQSGESVALVSDAGTPLISDPGFVLVRKCREEHIKVVALPGPCAAITALSGSGLPTDRFIFEGFLPSRSQARSVALKQLSDRTCTSVFYEAPRRIRDTLLDIQTVLGASRALVLAKELSKSYEAFVSGTAKDIIDWLDAEPGRQKGEFVLMIGGAERVESDLPAPALELLAQLTAELPLKKAAAIVAAHYKLKKNALYQAGLERNNAS; encoded by the coding sequence ATGAGCGACGACGCCACCCTTTACATTGTACCTACGCCGATAGGCAATCTTGATGATATTACCGCCAGGGCCTTGCAAACATTGGAGAGCGTAGACTGGATTGCTGCCGAAGACACCCGGCATACCCAACGTTTGCTACAGCATTTTGGCATAAAAACCCGGACGATGTCGTTACATGAGCACAACGAAGACAAGCGGGCGACCATGCTGGTGCATCGTTTACAAAGTGGTGAATCGGTGGCGCTGGTCAGTGACGCCGGTACGCCTCTTATCAGTGACCCGGGGTTCGTGTTGGTACGCAAATGCCGCGAAGAACACATCAAGGTGGTGGCTTTACCTGGCCCTTGTGCTGCCATTACTGCGTTAAGTGGTTCAGGTCTGCCTACTGACCGGTTTATTTTTGAAGGCTTCCTGCCCTCGAGAAGCCAGGCACGCAGTGTGGCATTGAAACAGCTCAGCGATCGCACCTGTACCAGTGTTTTTTACGAAGCGCCCCGCAGGATCCGCGATACTCTGCTCGATATTCAGACCGTGTTGGGGGCGTCGCGTGCGCTGGTGCTGGCCAAAGAGTTGTCGAAGTCGTACGAAGCCTTTGTCAGTGGTACCGCAAAGGATATTATTGACTGGCTGGATGCGGAGCCGGGCCGCCAGAAAGGCGAGTTTGTGCTGATGATCGGCGGCGCTGAGCGGGTTGAATCCGATTTGCCCGCGCCCGCCTTAGAATTGCTTGCTCAGCTGACCGCCGAGTTGCCTCTTAAAAAAGCCGCGGCGATTGTGGCTGCGCATTATAAGCTGAAAAAGAATGCATTGTATCAGGCAGGTCTGGAGCGAAATAACGCCTCCTAG
- a CDS encoding YraN family protein, producing MSRRLGQQAEQQAIAYLQQQGLTLVACNVHSRFGELDIVMRDGVYWVCIEVKARASHQHGHPAEFVNAAKLDKMTKTFVRYLIDQGLNPNHIPQRFDVVTFNNDHLQWFKNIAG from the coding sequence GTGTCCCGGCGGCTTGGGCAACAGGCAGAACAGCAGGCGATTGCCTATCTGCAACAGCAGGGGCTGACCCTGGTTGCCTGTAATGTGCACAGCCGCTTTGGCGAACTGGATATCGTCATGCGTGACGGTGTCTATTGGGTCTGTATCGAAGTAAAAGCACGAGCAAGCCATCAGCACGGTCATCCGGCCGAGTTTGTCAACGCCGCCAAACTGGATAAAATGACCAAAACCTTTGTCCGGTATCTGATTGACCAGGGCTTAAATCCAAACCACATACCCCAACGCTTTGATGTGGTAACCTTTAATAATGATCATCTGCAATGGTTTAAAAACATTGCTGGTTAA
- a CDS encoding chalcone isomerase family protein, whose translation MRAYLMLLSLLSFNAFADISASIKEVVEAPAKVGEARFSYYFWDVYDATLYAPKGRWNGQPPYALKLTYLRDLKGKKIAQRSVKEMKKQGLKDATKLAQWRGQMQQIFPDVKENDVLIGIATSQQTTRFVYNGEVIGNIDDADFTQRFFDIWLSEKTSEPEFRQQLLEGAN comes from the coding sequence ATGCGTGCCTACCTAATGCTGTTAAGCCTGCTATCTTTTAATGCTTTTGCTGATATTTCGGCGTCGATAAAAGAGGTTGTTGAAGCGCCCGCCAAAGTGGGTGAAGCCCGTTTTAGTTACTATTTCTGGGATGTGTACGATGCCACTTTGTACGCGCCAAAAGGGCGGTGGAACGGCCAACCACCCTATGCATTAAAGCTTACCTACCTACGCGATTTAAAAGGTAAAAAGATTGCCCAGCGTAGTGTTAAAGAAATGAAAAAGCAGGGGCTGAAAGACGCCACCAAACTAGCGCAATGGCGTGGCCAGATGCAGCAGATTTTTCCTGATGTAAAGGAAAACGATGTGCTTATTGGAATTGCCACCAGCCAACAGACGACCCGGTTTGTTTATAATGGTGAGGTCATTGGCAACATTGATGATGCTGACTTTACTCAACGATTTTTCGATATTTGGTTAAGTGAAAAAACATCTGAACCAGAGTTTCGGCAACAGCTACTTGAGGGAGCAAACTAA
- a CDS encoding MFS transporter, which produces MPKVDNKTATALLVAAALFMEILDATIITTALPIMARDFGVPAAHLSVGISAYLVAVTIFIPISGWAADRFGARHIFSLAIVLFVSASVLCGLSTGLYEFTAARILQGIGGAMMVPVGRLVVLRHLPKQQIVKAMAILTWPALGAPLIGPVLGGWIAQTWHWSWIFFINIPLGLAALIFTYLLLDNEKGEYQRFDIKGFILSGAGFGTLMAGLELLSSHPEAPLIPGALIALGVGVIALNIRHMLRATQPLFSLGALRYRTFRATMVGGSIIRIALSSAPFLIPLMLQLGMGYSPIEAGVVLLWLFAGNLVIKPATTWIMNQFGFKQVLIYNALLIAAGFVALALCTTQTPGWLLGLILFSSGMTRSMHLTVLNTLGFADIPQHKIRDANTLSAVVMQMTRGLGITVGALALTVATLLLAGSADAPALIDFQLTMGMMAIIALLSIVDSITLPNQAGRSILKKSGSSAAS; this is translated from the coding sequence ATGCCAAAAGTTGATAACAAAACTGCCACAGCGCTATTGGTGGCGGCCGCTTTGTTTATGGAAATACTGGATGCCACCATCATTACCACGGCCCTGCCCATCATGGCCCGGGATTTTGGGGTGCCTGCGGCGCATTTATCCGTGGGGATCAGTGCATATCTGGTGGCAGTCACTATTTTTATCCCGATCAGCGGCTGGGCCGCCGATCGGTTTGGCGCCCGTCATATTTTTTCACTGGCTATTGTGCTGTTTGTCAGTGCCTCGGTGTTGTGCGGGCTGAGCACCGGCTTGTACGAATTTACCGCCGCGCGAATTTTACAGGGGATTGGCGGCGCGATGATGGTCCCGGTGGGCAGACTGGTGGTATTGCGACATTTACCCAAGCAACAAATTGTGAAAGCCATGGCGATTTTGACCTGGCCGGCCCTGGGCGCGCCTCTGATTGGCCCGGTATTAGGAGGCTGGATTGCCCAAACCTGGCACTGGTCATGGATTTTCTTTATTAATATTCCGCTGGGGCTGGCCGCGCTCATCTTCACTTATCTGTTACTCGATAACGAAAAAGGGGAATATCAGCGCTTTGATATAAAGGGTTTCATTTTAAGCGGCGCAGGTTTTGGGACGCTTATGGCCGGCTTGGAGCTACTCAGCAGCCATCCCGAAGCGCCGCTAATCCCGGGCGCTTTGATCGCGCTCGGTGTAGGGGTGATAGCACTGAATATCCGGCATATGCTCCGCGCTACTCAGCCCTTATTTTCGCTAGGCGCCCTGCGTTATCGTACCTTTCGGGCCACCATGGTAGGTGGTTCAATCATCCGTATTGCGTTATCCAGCGCGCCGTTTTTAATTCCATTGATGTTGCAACTGGGAATGGGGTATTCGCCCATTGAGGCCGGCGTGGTGCTGCTGTGGCTGTTTGCCGGGAACCTGGTAATTAAACCCGCCACCACCTGGATCATGAATCAGTTTGGCTTTAAGCAGGTGCTGATATACAACGCGCTGCTGATTGCCGCCGGCTTTGTGGCACTGGCATTATGTACTACTCAAACCCCCGGCTGGCTCCTCGGGCTGATACTGTTTAGCAGTGGTATGACCCGCTCCATGCATCTGACCGTGTTAAATACCTTAGGCTTTGCCGACATTCCTCAGCATAAGATCCGTGACGCTAATACATTAAGCGCGGTGGTTATGCAAATGACCCGGGGCCTGGGCATTACCGTGGGAGCGTTGGCCCTGACGGTGGCGACATTATTGCTGGCGGGCTCGGCCGATGCACCGGCACTGATTGATTTTCAGCTGACCATGGGCATGATGGCGATTATTGCCCTGCTTTCTATTGTCGACAGTATAACCTTACCCAACCAGGCCGGCCGTAGCATTTTGAAAAAATCAGGCTCTTCAGCCGCTTCCTGA
- a CDS encoding phosphoheptose isomerase: MIEQIKANFTESIQTKIAASEILPESIEKAASMMVEALIRGNKILSCGNGGSAGDAQHFSSEMLNRYERDRPSLPAIALSTDTSTLTSIANDYSYDEIFAKQVRALGQSGDILLAISTSGNSRNVIAAMEAALSRDMTIVALTGKDGGEMAGFLNDHDVEIRVPSNRTARIQEVHLLVIHNLCECIDDSLFPAEHPESD; this comes from the coding sequence ATGATTGAACAAATAAAAGCAAATTTCACCGAAAGTATTCAGACCAAAATTGCGGCCTCAGAGATTTTACCTGAGTCCATCGAGAAAGCCGCCAGCATGATGGTTGAGGCGCTGATTCGGGGAAATAAAATCCTTAGCTGTGGGAATGGCGGCTCGGCGGGCGATGCCCAACACTTTTCGTCTGAAATGCTGAATCGCTACGAGCGCGATCGCCCAAGCCTACCAGCGATAGCCCTTAGCACCGATACCTCCACCCTGACCTCTATCGCTAATGATTACAGCTATGATGAGATATTTGCCAAGCAGGTGCGTGCTTTAGGCCAGTCGGGTGACATTTTGCTGGCCATCTCCACCAGCGGTAACTCCCGCAATGTGATTGCCGCTATGGAAGCAGCCTTATCCCGGGATATGACCATTGTCGCGCTGACCGGTAAAGACGGCGGTGAAATGGCCGGTTTTTTAAATGATCACGATGTCGAAATTCGGGTGCCTTCCAATCGCACTGCCCGTATTCAGGAAGTCCATTTATTGGTCATTCACAACTTGTGTGAATGCATTGATGACAGTTTATTTCCAGCCGAACATCCGGAATCCGATTAA
- a CDS encoding BON domain-containing protein, with amino-acid sequence MTIRWLSACSLALVVTLSSIQGCAVLAVGAGAAAAKVAHDRRTVGTQLDDQNAEGKVAFRWSDNERLKNETNLQVDIYNGVALITGQAPDQQLINQAVAQVKQVDHVRKIHNQVRVGQPLGASAQAYDIWLANKVRAKLLANENVPTLQVRVVVQHAEVFLMGRVNNQEATFAVDIARNVEGVTRVVRAFEIQ; translated from the coding sequence ATGACTATACGTTGGCTAAGCGCCTGCTCGCTGGCGCTAGTGGTCACTTTGAGCAGTATTCAGGGCTGCGCCGTCCTTGCCGTAGGCGCCGGTGCGGCAGCGGCCAAAGTTGCCCACGACAGACGCACTGTGGGGACCCAGCTGGATGATCAGAACGCCGAAGGTAAAGTTGCGTTTCGCTGGTCTGACAATGAGCGTTTGAAGAACGAGACAAACTTGCAGGTCGATATCTATAACGGGGTCGCGCTTATCACCGGCCAGGCTCCGGACCAACAGCTTATTAATCAGGCTGTGGCGCAGGTCAAACAGGTCGACCATGTGCGCAAGATTCACAATCAGGTGCGTGTGGGCCAACCGCTCGGGGCTTCGGCACAAGCCTATGATATCTGGCTGGCGAACAAGGTCCGGGCCAAACTGCTGGCAAATGAAAATGTTCCGACCCTGCAGGTTCGTGTAGTGGTGCAACATGCCGAAGTATTTCTGATGGGCCGGGTCAACAACCAGGAAGCGACCTTTGCCGTAGATATTGCCCGCAATGTGGAAGGCGTTACCCGGGTGGTCCGCGCCTTCGAAATTCAGTAA
- a CDS encoding 1-aminocyclopropane-1-carboxylate deaminase/D-cysteine desulfhydrase, translating into MIKHYKFVYPDFTTLLLQSSLETRLHIQRPSPLQPFAPQWPGAEQLQLFIKRDDQLHAVISGNKWRKLSQQLTQYASLPDHIVSFGGGYSNHLHALGYLCWQLGITFSAMVRGDYRNHPTPMLVDLQRWQTQICYVSRLEYQQRSDPEYLQALAQRFATRFIIPEGGSNQAAVAGIGQIVDELHAQTAPLDVIAAPVASGATLAGLAHHCAQSGARPTSILGIGVLKGEGYLESLVQALLPQPCSNWHIDHTHCGRGYAKSDTELLEFCEQMQHQYAVPVEPVYSGKLFLGVKKKIAAGEFAPGTRLVLLHTGGLQGARN; encoded by the coding sequence ATGATCAAGCATTACAAATTTGTATATCCGGATTTTACGACTTTGCTTCTCCAGTCATCCCTTGAAACCAGGCTGCATATTCAGCGTCCCAGCCCGTTACAGCCTTTTGCCCCACAGTGGCCGGGTGCCGAACAGCTGCAACTTTTTATTAAACGGGATGATCAGTTGCATGCGGTTATATCTGGCAATAAATGGCGCAAACTGAGCCAGCAACTGACTCAGTACGCCAGCCTGCCTGACCACATTGTCAGCTTTGGCGGCGGTTACTCTAACCATCTGCATGCCTTAGGTTATCTATGCTGGCAGTTGGGAATTACCTTCTCGGCGATGGTCCGCGGAGACTATCGTAACCATCCTACGCCCATGCTAGTGGATCTACAGCGCTGGCAAACCCAAATTTGTTATGTCAGCCGGCTGGAATACCAACAACGAAGCGATCCGGAATATTTGCAAGCGCTGGCTCAGCGCTTTGCAACCCGGTTTATAATTCCTGAAGGCGGCAGTAACCAAGCGGCTGTGGCGGGCATTGGGCAAATTGTAGATGAGTTGCATGCGCAGACCGCCCCTCTGGATGTTATTGCTGCGCCGGTGGCCAGTGGCGCGACTTTAGCCGGCCTTGCCCATCATTGTGCGCAGTCCGGAGCAAGGCCCACCTCCATTCTTGGAATTGGGGTATTAAAAGGTGAAGGCTATCTGGAGTCACTGGTGCAAGCGCTTTTGCCGCAACCATGCTCTAACTGGCATATCGACCACACACACTGTGGTCGTGGCTACGCTAAAAGCGATACTGAGCTGCTTGAATTTTGTGAACAAATGCAACATCAATACGCAGTGCCGGTGGAACCGGTATATTCAGGTAAATTATTTCTGGGTGTTAAGAAAAAAATAGCGGCCGGAGAATTTGCCCCTGGTACACGCCTTGTGCTGTTGCACACCGGGGGCTTACAGGGTGCCAGAAACTGA
- a CDS encoding saccharopine dehydrogenase family protein, whose amino-acid sequence MSRVLIIGAGGVASVTVKKCARLPEQFDEIYLASRTVSKCEALQKEVGEDRVKAVFAVDADNASEVEQLINQTKPDLVINLALPYQDLPIMDACLATGVDYLDTANYEPKDEAKFEYHWQWAYQDKFKEAGIMALLGSGFDPGVTNVFTAYAAKHYFDEIHYLDIVDCNGGDHGQAFATNFNPEINIREITQRGKFYENGEWKETDPLSVREDLDYQNIGVRPSYLMYHEELESIVKHFPTIKRARFWMTFGEAYLNHLRVLEGVGMTSIEPVEHQGQQIVPLEFLKAVLPNPGSLAEGYTGMTCIGTYITGIKDGKEKTLFIYNNCDHAKTNEEVGAQAVSYTTGVPAMIGAKLMLNNVWKKPGVWNMEQFDPDPFMEELNQHGLPWHVLECDTSPFSR is encoded by the coding sequence ATGTCTCGAGTATTAATTATTGGCGCCGGTGGCGTCGCAAGTGTAACGGTTAAAAAATGTGCTCGTCTGCCAGAACAGTTCGATGAAATCTATCTGGCCAGCCGCACAGTTTCAAAATGCGAAGCTTTACAAAAAGAAGTCGGTGAAGACCGTGTCAAAGCCGTATTTGCCGTCGATGCTGACAACGCCAGCGAAGTTGAGCAATTGATCAATCAAACCAAACCGGACCTGGTTATTAACCTGGCCCTGCCCTATCAGGATCTGCCCATTATGGATGCCTGTCTGGCCACCGGTGTGGACTATCTGGATACCGCCAATTACGAACCCAAGGACGAAGCCAAGTTTGAATATCACTGGCAATGGGCGTACCAGGATAAATTTAAAGAAGCCGGCATTATGGCGCTGCTTGGCTCAGGTTTCGATCCCGGTGTGACCAACGTGTTTACCGCTTATGCGGCCAAGCATTACTTTGACGAAATTCACTATCTGGATATTGTCGATTGTAATGGGGGCGATCACGGCCAGGCGTTTGCCACCAACTTCAATCCTGAAATCAATATCCGTGAAATTACCCAACGCGGTAAGTTCTACGAAAATGGCGAATGGAAAGAAACTGATCCGTTAAGTGTGCGTGAAGATCTGGATTATCAGAATATTGGTGTAAGACCTTCTTACCTGATGTATCACGAAGAGCTTGAGTCCATTGTTAAGCACTTTCCTACCATCAAGCGTGCGCGTTTCTGGATGACCTTTGGCGAAGCGTACCTCAACCACTTACGCGTGCTTGAAGGCGTAGGCATGACCAGCATTGAGCCGGTAGAGCATCAGGGCCAGCAAATTGTTCCGCTTGAGTTTCTAAAAGCGGTATTACCGAACCCGGGCTCACTGGCCGAAGGCTATACAGGTATGACCTGTATTGGTACCTACATTACCGGTATCAAAGATGGCAAAGAAAAAACCCTGTTCATCTACAACAATTGCGATCATGCCAAGACCAATGAAGAAGTCGGCGCGCAGGCGGTGTCATACACCACCGGTGTTCCGGCAATGATTGGTGCCAAGCTGATGCTGAACAATGTCTGGAAAAAACCGGGCGTGTGGAATATGGAACAGTTTGATCCGGACCCGTTTATGGAAGAGCTGAACCAGCATGGTCTGCCATGGCATGTGCTCGAATGTGACACCAGCCCGTTCAGCCGTTAA
- the nspC gene encoding carboxynorspermidine decarboxylase, with translation MTNLTQRRDIPSPCYVLEEARLIANLELMKRVQDASGARIILALKGFSMWSCFDIIKPYLHGATASSVWEARLASEMGKEVHAYAPAYKQADITELATLVHHLSFNSLSQWQAHKTALPGVSLGLRINPEHQEANTPLYDPAAPGSRLGIRADELEGQDLSGIDGFHCHNLCECDSFATERTLKAIEARFGPWLDKLKWLNLGGGHLMTREGYDVEHLIGVLKNFKQRYPHLDLILEPGSAVAWQTGPLIAEVVDIVNNQGDIAILDISATAHMPDVLEMPYRPDITGAGEPGEKAYDIKLGGNSCLAGDVIDTYSFDAPLVPGDRLQFEDMMHYTMVKTTFFNGVEHPSIGILRTSGEFELVREFGYEDFKGRLS, from the coding sequence TTGACTAATCTGACTCAGCGCCGCGATATTCCGTCGCCTTGCTATGTGCTTGAAGAAGCCCGGCTGATTGCTAACCTGGAATTAATGAAACGGGTTCAGGATGCTTCGGGAGCCAGAATTATACTGGCTCTTAAGGGTTTCTCGATGTGGTCGTGTTTTGACATTATCAAACCCTATTTGCATGGGGCGACCGCCAGCTCGGTGTGGGAAGCTCGCCTGGCCAGCGAAATGGGTAAGGAAGTGCACGCCTATGCCCCCGCTTATAAACAAGCTGATATCACTGAGCTGGCGACGCTGGTACATCATTTGTCGTTTAATAGTCTGTCGCAGTGGCAGGCCCACAAAACGGCGTTGCCAGGGGTATCTTTAGGTTTGCGGATTAATCCTGAGCATCAGGAGGCCAATACCCCGCTTTACGATCCGGCCGCGCCTGGCTCGCGGCTGGGGATTCGTGCCGATGAGCTGGAAGGCCAGGATCTTAGCGGTATTGATGGCTTTCATTGTCACAATTTGTGCGAATGCGATTCATTTGCCACTGAGCGTACATTAAAGGCGATTGAAGCGCGTTTTGGGCCCTGGCTGGATAAACTGAAGTGGCTCAATTTAGGTGGTGGTCACTTAATGACCCGTGAAGGCTATGATGTCGAGCACCTCATTGGCGTGCTAAAAAACTTCAAACAGCGTTATCCGCATCTGGATCTCATCTTAGAGCCAGGTTCTGCGGTGGCCTGGCAAACCGGCCCGCTGATCGCCGAGGTGGTAGATATTGTTAATAACCAGGGCGATATCGCCATTCTGGATATCTCTGCCACGGCCCATATGCCGGATGTATTAGAAATGCCTTACCGGCCCGATATTACCGGGGCGGGCGAGCCTGGGGAAAAAGCGTATGACATCAAGCTGGGCGGCAACTCCTGTCTGGCCGGAGACGTCATTGATACCTATTCGTTTGATGCCCCGCTGGTCCCGGGTGACCGGCTGCAGTTTGAAGACATGATGCATTACACCATGGTTAAAACGACCTTTTTCAATGGGGTTGAGCATCCGTCAATTGGGATCTTACGTACGTCCGGTGAGTTTGAGCTGGTACGTGAGTTTGGGTACGAGGACTTTAAAGGTCGCTTGTCTTAG